From one Flavobacterium sp. N502536 genomic stretch:
- a CDS encoding cation:proton antiporter — MNNIKNSLFYVTVIGGFTALIYWVISKGASLEAGRGIVHKKIESNHWNDFLHSMVDNLQHPLAILLAQIVTIILVARLFGWVFRKIGQPSVIGEMIAGIVLGPSLIGMYFPEFSGALFPKESLGNLQFLSQIGLIFFMFVIGMELDLKVLKNKAHDAVVISHASIVIPFALGLSLAYFIYHTFAPVGVEFASFGLFMGIAMSITAFPVLARIVQERGMQKTKLGTIAITCAAADDITAWCILALVIAIVKAGSFTSALYVIGLALLYVIIMLKIVRPFLKRVGDLNSTRESLNKPVVAIFFLTLLFSAYAAELIGIHALFGAFLAGAIMPENNKFRNIFIEKVEDVAIIVLLPLFFVFTGLRTQIGLLNDPYLWKVTAVIIGVAVAGKFFGSAFAAKFVGQSWKDSLAIGALMNTRGLMELVVLNIGYDLGVLSTEIFTMMVIMALVTTFMTGPALDLIGFIFKDKITAIPQEIGNKSKYKILLSFATPEKGKKLLKLANSLVKKQADNSIVTAMHLSLSTEIHSFDVKDHERKMLMPVIEESERLNQNMVSVFKVTNDIDTDIIDTANQGEYDLLLVGLGQSIFEGTLLGKILGFTTRIVNPDRLIDKFTGKEGLFENSPFDERTRHIIAKSKMPVGIFIDKKLEEVNQVFMPVFSKEDAFLIDYAKKLINNNGSQITVLDASGEVKNTRDIQETIRSIEQIAPNHIMIMHDRTIKKEFLENQNLMIISLDSWKKLIESQSTWLNNTPSVLILKP, encoded by the coding sequence ATGAATAATATTAAAAACTCCTTGTTTTACGTTACTGTCATTGGAGGTTTTACGGCCCTGATATATTGGGTAATCTCAAAGGGAGCTTCACTTGAGGCCGGACGCGGAATCGTTCATAAAAAAATCGAAAGCAATCATTGGAATGATTTTCTTCACTCGATGGTAGATAACCTTCAGCATCCTTTGGCTATTTTGTTAGCACAGATTGTGACTATTATTTTAGTAGCACGTTTGTTCGGGTGGGTTTTTAGAAAAATCGGACAGCCTTCTGTAATTGGAGAAATGATTGCCGGAATTGTTTTGGGACCTTCCTTGATCGGAATGTATTTTCCTGAATTTTCAGGAGCCTTGTTCCCAAAAGAATCTTTAGGAAACCTGCAATTTTTAAGTCAGATTGGTTTGATTTTTTTCATGTTTGTGATTGGAATGGAATTGGATTTGAAAGTTTTGAAAAATAAAGCACATGATGCTGTAGTTATAAGTCACGCAAGTATTGTAATCCCTTTTGCCCTGGGTCTGTCATTAGCTTATTTTATCTACCATACTTTTGCGCCGGTTGGGGTTGAGTTTGCCTCTTTCGGATTGTTTATGGGAATTGCTATGAGTATTACGGCATTTCCCGTTCTTGCCCGTATTGTACAGGAGCGCGGAATGCAAAAAACAAAACTCGGTACCATAGCCATTACCTGTGCCGCTGCCGATGATATTACGGCCTGGTGTATTTTGGCATTGGTAATTGCCATTGTAAAGGCAGGTTCGTTTACGAGTGCTTTGTACGTAATTGGTTTGGCTTTATTGTATGTCATTATCATGCTGAAAATAGTTCGTCCGTTCCTGAAACGTGTGGGTGATTTAAATTCGACACGTGAGAGTCTGAACAAACCGGTTGTTGCTATTTTCTTTTTAACACTTTTATTCTCTGCTTATGCTGCCGAGTTAATCGGAATTCATGCGTTGTTTGGTGCTTTTTTAGCCGGAGCAATTATGCCTGAAAACAATAAATTCAGAAATATCTTTATCGAGAAAGTAGAAGATGTAGCCATTATCGTTTTATTGCCATTGTTCTTTGTGTTTACCGGTTTGCGTACTCAGATTGGTTTACTGAACGACCCGTATTTATGGAAGGTAACTGCTGTAATTATTGGAGTAGCCGTAGCCGGAAAATTCTTTGGAAGTGCTTTTGCTGCAAAATTCGTCGGCCAAAGCTGGAAAGACAGTTTAGCCATTGGAGCTTTAATGAATACCCGTGGTTTGATGGAACTGGTTGTTTTAAACATAGGTTATGATTTGGGCGTTTTATCCACAGAAATTTTTACCATGATGGTAATTATGGCTTTGGTAACCACCTTCATGACAGGGCCTGCACTGGATTTAATAGGTTTTATTTTTAAAGATAAAATAACGGCCATTCCACAGGAAATTGGAAATAAAAGCAAGTATAAAATTCTACTTTCTTTTGCCACTCCTGAAAAAGGAAAAAAATTACTAAAACTGGCCAATAGTTTGGTGAAGAAACAAGCCGATAACTCTATAGTAACGGCAATGCATTTATCACTGAGTACCGAGATACACTCGTTTGATGTGAAAGATCACGAACGTAAAATGCTCATGCCGGTGATTGAAGAATCAGAACGTCTGAATCAGAATATGGTGAGTGTTTTTAAAGTGACAAATGATATCGATACGGATATTATTGATACTGCAAATCAAGGCGAATATGACTTATTGTTAGTGGGGTTAGGGCAGTCCATTTTTGAAGGAACCCTATTGGGGAAAATTCTCGGATTTACCACCAGAATTGTAAACCCGGATCGTTTGATTGATAAGTTTACCGGTAAAGAAGGATTGTTTGAGAATTCTCCTTTTGACGAGAGAACACGTCATATTATTGCAAAGAGCAAAATGCCTGTTGGGATTTTTATCGATAAGAAACTGGAAGAAGTCAATCAGGTTTTTATGCCGGTTTTTAGTAAGGAAGATGCTTTTTTGATTGATTATGCTAAAAAGTTAATTAACAATAACGGCTCTCAGATTACCGTTCTGGATGCCAGCGGTGAAGTAAAAAACACCAGAGATATTCAGGAAACGATTCGTTCGATTGAGCAAATTGCACCCAATCACATTATGATTATGCACGACCGAACAATTAAAAAAGAGTTTCTGGAGAATCAGAACTTAATGATTATTAGTTTGGACAGCTGGAAGAAATTAATAGAATCTCAAAGCACCTGGTTGAACAATACACCTTCGGTATTGATCTTGAAACCATAA
- a CDS encoding LytR/AlgR family response regulator transcription factor, translating to MNTKLKCLLLDDELPGLTYLKMLCEQIPEVEIVKTFNNPEKLLAEIPNLDFDLLISDIEMPGIDGLHLAETLDNKLVIFCTAYKEYAADAFNIDAVDYITKPVKLERLQKAISKAFERFDKPDAAKKFIQLNTDKGKTLLYFNQIQYIKTAISDSRDKTVLLVDGSLLNLKNVKFDTLLQELPETDFCRVNKKEIVAVKAIKFFNHNEIVLHHLEKDGKNSSLILSETYRADFLKRVKL from the coding sequence TTGAATACAAAACTGAAATGCTTGCTGCTGGACGATGAGCTGCCGGGCTTAACGTATCTGAAAATGCTTTGCGAACAGATTCCCGAAGTAGAAATTGTAAAAACGTTTAACAATCCCGAAAAACTCCTCGCTGAAATTCCGAATCTCGATTTTGATTTGTTGATTTCAGATATCGAAATGCCCGGAATCGACGGTTTGCATCTGGCAGAAACTCTCGACAATAAGTTGGTTATTTTCTGCACAGCTTATAAAGAGTATGCCGCTGATGCTTTTAATATTGATGCGGTCGATTATATTACAAAACCGGTAAAACTCGAACGTTTGCAAAAAGCGATCTCAAAAGCTTTTGAACGTTTCGACAAACCGGATGCCGCTAAAAAATTCATTCAGTTGAATACCGATAAAGGCAAAACGTTACTTTATTTTAATCAGATTCAGTACATCAAGACGGCCATTAGTGACAGTCGGGATAAAACCGTACTGCTGGTTGACGGAAGTTTGCTCAACTTAAAGAATGTGAAATTTGATACCCTTTTACAGGAACTTCCCGAGACTGATTTTTGCCGTGTCAACAAAAAAGAAATTGTGGCCGTAAAGGCAATAAAGTTTTTTAATCATAATGAAATTGTATTGCACCATTTAGAAAAAGACGGTAAAAACAGCTCTTTAATTCTGAGTGAAACTTATCGTGCCGATTTCCTGAAAAGAGTCAAACTATAA
- a CDS encoding sensor histidine kinase codes for MQDNTITFIFLAILLLLIVIICFLMYQLLQFKKAKDDAEKSFYALEMKVNDLQLETLESKLNPHLFKNILNSIQSHAYQTYFALDKLANVLDYILYESKKKFVTAKEEIDFALNLIEINKIKISPLFELKIKTNINKEDKLYEQPLLAPLISIDLIENAFKHADLQSADAFISVVFEFRDNAFSMTVSNKISDKKVLKKERSGFGHATLEHRLRIIYKNNFKLDRFVENDIYIAHLKIDLLEYKTEMLAAGR; via the coding sequence ATGCAAGACAATACAATCACTTTTATATTTCTGGCAATTCTCTTATTGCTTATCGTTATCATTTGTTTTTTGATGTATCAACTGCTGCAGTTCAAAAAAGCAAAAGACGATGCCGAGAAAAGCTTTTATGCACTCGAAATGAAGGTGAACGATTTGCAGTTGGAGACTTTAGAGTCAAAACTGAATCCGCATTTGTTTAAGAATATTTTAAATTCGATTCAGTCGCATGCTTATCAAACCTATTTTGCCTTAGATAAACTGGCGAATGTATTGGATTATATTCTTTACGAGAGTAAGAAAAAATTTGTCACGGCAAAAGAAGAAATTGATTTTGCACTCAATTTAATCGAAATCAATAAGATCAAAATCAGTCCGCTTTTTGAATTGAAAATCAAAACCAACATCAATAAAGAAGATAAGTTGTACGAGCAGCCTTTACTGGCACCGTTAATTTCGATTGATTTAATTGAAAATGCTTTTAAACATGCCGACTTACAGAGTGCCGATGCTTTTATTTCGGTTGTATTTGAGTTTAGGGACAATGCTTTTTCGATGACCGTTTCCAATAAAATATCGGATAAAAAAGTATTGAAAAAAGAACGAAGCGGTTTTGGCCACGCCACCTTAGAACACCGCTTGCGAATTATTTACAAAAACAACTTCAAACTCGACCGATTTGTCGAAAATGACATTTATATTGCTCATCTAAAAATAGACTTACTTGAATACAAAACTGAAATGCTTGCTGCTGGACGATGA
- a CDS encoding DMT family transporter — MNWILLIIAGLFEVAFASCLGKAKETTGTVSTYWMIGFFVCLSISMFLLYKATQVLSIGTAYAVWTGIGAVGTVLVGILVFKEPATFWRIFFLSTLIASIIGLKFVSSH, encoded by the coding sequence ATGAATTGGATTCTATTAATAATCGCAGGACTTTTTGAAGTTGCCTTTGCCTCTTGTCTCGGCAAAGCCAAAGAAACGACAGGAACGGTTTCGACCTACTGGATGATTGGTTTCTTTGTTTGTCTTTCCATCAGTATGTTTTTGTTGTATAAAGCCACTCAGGTATTGTCCATTGGAACTGCCTATGCGGTTTGGACCGGAATTGGAGCAGTTGGAACTGTTTTGGTTGGAATATTAGTTTTTAAAGAACCAGCCACTTTCTGGAGAATATTCTTTCTTTCGACTTTAATTGCTTCGATTATTGGATTGAAGTTTGTTTCCAGTCATTAA